From Paenibacillus sp. V4I7, one genomic window encodes:
- a CDS encoding PIG-L deacetylase family protein, with protein MKKRLLFVFAHPDDESFACAGTMAKYREAGHDVNLICATSGCGGKSGEYLVTCKQELATLREQELSKACEVIGVTNLYLLHYADGSLINQDINEMAAKIESTIMQLQPHVIVTFPPNGVTGHRDHIAISRATEQAVLQSEQKLMTTHYSTLFFASIPHYYDYCADSAPIGAVPITGKVNIVNQRETKGRALHAHRSQIYSVNRAYPGVMQGDYGVIGQYEYYTKVRADGLFEDIQETSEGIPEIELC; from the coding sequence ATGAAAAAAAGGCTGTTGTTCGTTTTTGCCCATCCTGATGATGAGTCATTCGCTTGCGCCGGCACCATGGCAAAATATAGGGAAGCCGGTCACGACGTCAATTTGATTTGCGCAACCTCTGGTTGCGGGGGAAAGTCTGGCGAGTACTTAGTAACCTGCAAGCAGGAACTTGCCACGCTAAGAGAGCAGGAATTGTCGAAGGCTTGCGAAGTCATAGGCGTAACTAACTTGTATTTGCTTCATTACGCGGATGGCAGTTTAATTAACCAGGATATCAACGAAATGGCCGCAAAAATTGAATCTACGATTATGCAGCTGCAGCCGCACGTCATCGTTACGTTTCCTCCAAACGGAGTTACTGGACATCGAGACCATATCGCCATATCCCGGGCTACAGAACAAGCGGTTCTTCAATCCGAGCAGAAATTGATGACCACTCATTATTCTACCTTGTTTTTCGCATCGATTCCTCACTACTATGATTATTGCGCAGATTCAGCACCAATCGGTGCAGTCCCCATAACTGGAAAAGTGAACATAGTGAATCAGCGTGAAACAAAAGGGCGTGCGCTTCACGCTCATCGAAGTCAAATCTATTCCGTAAACCGAGCCTATCCAGGTGTTATGCAAGGAGATTATGGGGTTATCGGACAATATGAGTACTACACGAAGGTACGGGCAGACGGACTGTTTGAAGACATTCAGGAAACCTCGGAAGGAATTCCAGAGATAGAGCTTTGTTAA
- a CDS encoding glycerate kinase, whose translation MIITGEGRLDQQTLSGKVISGVCKAAREYKVPVVALCGERLLSGNELAELGVKAAFSIVPGPASLETSIQMTSEWVTDQTEQMMRLLA comes from the coding sequence TTGATCATTACGGGTGAAGGAAGATTAGATCAGCAAACTCTTTCTGGCAAAGTAATCTCAGGTGTTTGCAAAGCTGCACGTGAATATAAAGTTCCCGTCGTTGCCCTTTGCGGTGAGCGATTGCTTTCGGGTAATGAACTGGCGGAATTAGGCGTTAAGGCTGCTTTCTCAATCGTACCTGGACCTGCATCCTTAGAAACCTCGATCCAAATGACGAGTGAATGGGTAACAGATCAAACTGAACAAATGATGAGACTGTTGGCTTAA
- a CDS encoding carbohydrate binding domain-containing protein: MKAITFRPMWIRLVCMVFSCLLIISCFQNLDARASGITIAIPNSSFEDAGTGIPHWTTHPTYGQNTATVSSERAYTGLKSMKMVDTSSTASLARVSEKVSITENEEYTASTFAYIEQGSIDVWLIFYNGTTETIIASTGVTPTLNQWTKRTITAKAPAGTTQVAVMVYSSLAAVTKAYVDDVSIGQTVRNAGFEDLLSNTWTVSSGAAVSTVQKAGGTFSLKLDDSSPTTVSTAESSKVTVYNGTRVGATAKIYASSGSGLSIHLLFKNDAGIVLKDAANDFTGIASQWTPVSVSATAPSGTTTVSVYLTTGITTSMVAYVDDVTLDRPIEYNLGVQIMNNPLDVAVFGKDASGNTDLMYVGSSGFPSKLVVYDARTGELLDDRDLMVDPNNTKIEAVWGMTVATDKSVYLGTANKKTMFRYLPGTVSTVNGQKVITGSSLVPITLPTGMDVIWDVTAGSNGKVYGGTSTGGKAYQYDPDGGTVVLNSGLPIVSGLDFVRSIAYASDTEVYMGMGPTSNATIIRFNPTNGTKTTISPANYGSKFVLGLDYISNGSASRVFAQLSAGPTLVLDSTTGAIASSLSDIDSRGVSMKHPSDDKVFYTKGNNLYSYDISTAAELTLGDVGGSAAGYTFLTDAGNTYLYAALKSGKILKYKLAATPTIDTTTSFVIPESVTKIRSLVKGPADNIYTSGYLLGGMGIYNPDTSEEKRYKGAGQAENMTTMGNNLYLGIYPGAWIKKYDTTSTWNVTTNPSLLFQDIDDTPYKQDRPFGMLAEPSMNRLYVGSVASSGNNKGSFTVYDLSTSQQVTTINDIVYHQSVISLAYKNNKVFGGTSVYGGISSTVDATEGKVFVWNTTGANSTPVPQFVPAPGRKVISDLIVGPDGKIWGLAEGNSSGNSSHDTTADLFIIDPNNPDAAHTTVYPDKFSSIPVSWQGGKMVVGNDGNVYVSIGAKLYGVDANSANKDAVSLIGAGVTQLTTDKYGDLYYVKHEINLYKYDK; encoded by the coding sequence ATGAAAGCAATTACGTTTCGCCCCATGTGGATTCGCCTCGTTTGTATGGTGTTTAGTTGTTTGCTTATCATCAGCTGTTTCCAGAACCTCGATGCTCGCGCATCTGGCATCACGATAGCTATCCCCAACTCTTCTTTCGAGGATGCCGGAACCGGCATACCGCATTGGACCACACACCCCACGTACGGCCAAAACACAGCAACCGTCTCGAGTGAGCGAGCCTACACTGGCTTGAAAAGTATGAAAATGGTGGATACCAGTTCTACGGCTTCACTAGCTCGGGTTAGCGAAAAGGTTAGTATTACAGAGAATGAAGAGTATACCGCTTCTACTTTTGCTTATATTGAGCAAGGATCGATTGATGTTTGGCTCATCTTCTATAACGGCACCACGGAAACGATTATTGCTTCCACTGGCGTTACGCCAACACTCAATCAATGGACGAAGAGAACTATTACAGCAAAAGCTCCAGCTGGTACGACACAAGTAGCGGTCATGGTTTACAGCTCATTAGCGGCTGTTACGAAAGCCTATGTTGACGATGTTTCAATTGGTCAAACCGTTAGAAATGCAGGCTTCGAAGACTTGTTAAGCAATACTTGGACAGTGTCCTCTGGTGCAGCCGTTTCGACGGTGCAGAAGGCGGGGGGAACCTTCAGTCTTAAACTGGACGATTCCAGCCCAACCACTGTTAGCACTGCGGAAAGCTCGAAGGTAACGGTTTATAATGGCACAAGAGTCGGAGCTACGGCCAAAATATACGCGTCCAGCGGCTCCGGGCTGAGCATCCACCTTCTTTTCAAGAATGACGCTGGAATTGTCCTTAAAGATGCAGCAAACGATTTCACGGGCATTGCTTCACAATGGACCCCGGTTTCTGTATCCGCTACCGCCCCTTCAGGCACAACAACTGTCTCCGTATATCTAACAACGGGGATCACAACGTCGATGGTCGCTTACGTCGATGATGTGACGCTGGATCGTCCGATTGAATACAATCTCGGTGTTCAAATTATGAACAATCCCCTCGACGTCGCTGTATTCGGCAAAGATGCAAGCGGTAACACGGATCTAATGTATGTTGGTTCCAGCGGGTTTCCGTCCAAGTTGGTGGTTTACGATGCCCGAACGGGTGAGCTGTTGGATGATCGAGATCTCATGGTTGATCCGAATAACACTAAGATAGAAGCAGTCTGGGGAATGACGGTGGCTACTGATAAGTCCGTCTATTTGGGAACGGCTAACAAGAAAACGATGTTTCGGTATCTCCCCGGCACAGTTAGCACGGTTAATGGGCAAAAAGTAATTACTGGCAGCTCGTTAGTGCCAATCACCCTACCAACCGGAATGGACGTTATTTGGGATGTAACGGCGGGAAGCAACGGAAAAGTCTACGGCGGAACTTCCACCGGCGGCAAAGCGTACCAGTACGATCCGGACGGAGGGACTGTCGTCTTAAATAGTGGCCTACCCATCGTCAGTGGCCTTGATTTCGTGAGGTCGATCGCTTATGCGAGCGATACTGAGGTTTATATGGGTATGGGACCGACCTCGAATGCGACAATCATACGCTTTAATCCGACGAATGGAACTAAAACCACCATTTCCCCGGCAAATTATGGCAGCAAGTTTGTGCTTGGACTCGATTATATTTCGAACGGATCGGCGTCGAGGGTGTTCGCCCAGCTATCGGCGGGTCCAACGCTGGTTTTGGATAGCACAACGGGTGCGATTGCCTCTTCCTTAAGCGATATCGACTCACGTGGCGTATCGATGAAACACCCTTCGGATGACAAAGTGTTCTACACGAAAGGGAATAATCTTTACAGCTACGATATTTCAACGGCAGCAGAATTAACTCTGGGCGATGTAGGAGGAAGCGCAGCTGGTTATACTTTTTTGACCGATGCAGGCAACACTTATCTGTATGCTGCGCTTAAATCAGGAAAAATTTTGAAATATAAGCTCGCAGCAACGCCTACAATTGATACGACGACATCGTTCGTAATTCCAGAATCTGTGACCAAAATCCGATCACTGGTCAAGGGACCAGCCGACAATATTTACACAAGCGGCTATTTGCTTGGAGGGATGGGCATCTATAATCCGGACACATCCGAAGAAAAGCGCTATAAAGGCGCAGGCCAAGCGGAAAACATGACAACAATGGGCAACAATCTGTATCTAGGCATATATCCTGGCGCGTGGATCAAAAAATACGATACAACGTCGACGTGGAATGTTACTACGAATCCTTCGCTCCTGTTCCAGGATATTGACGACACCCCTTACAAACAGGATCGTCCGTTTGGCATGTTAGCAGAACCCTCAATGAATCGGCTTTATGTCGGTTCAGTAGCGAGTTCAGGGAATAATAAAGGCTCCTTCACCGTCTATGACTTGTCTACTTCCCAACAAGTCACGACCATTAACGATATTGTTTACCATCAAAGTGTTATTTCACTTGCATACAAGAACAATAAAGTTTTTGGCGGCACATCTGTTTACGGGGGAATCAGCAGCACGGTTGATGCGACGGAAGGAAAAGTGTTCGTTTGGAATACAACGGGCGCCAACTCGACACCTGTTCCTCAATTTGTCCCAGCCCCGGGAAGAAAAGTCATCTCTGATCTCATCGTGGGTCCGGATGGGAAAATATGGGGACTTGCGGAAGGGAACTCGTCAGGCAATTCGTCCCATGATACGACCGCAGATTTGTTTATTATCGATCCGAATAATCCAGATGCTGCTCATACGACAGTATATCCCGACAAATTCAGCTCAATACCCGTGTCTTGGCAAGGTGGCAAGATGGTTGTCGGCAATGACGGTAACGTCTATGTGAGCATCGGTGCGAAATTGTACGGAGTTGACGCCAATTCTGCCAACAAAGATGCAGTTTCTTTAATCGGGGCAGGTGTGACGCAGCTGACAACGGATAAGTACGGAGATCTTTATTACGTGAAGCACGAAATTAATCTCTATAAATACGATAAATAA
- a CDS encoding DUF5667 domain-containing protein translates to MILKLTKEPKRYNLLAKSAMFSVLVFSMGTGTVLGSEITTTQSSTPTSVSVTQNTTTSSQTGTTLNESETKTPDLLPGDFFYFVKEMYENIRFALTVNDVKEARLLTAFAQERLEEANALLAQGKTKEATLSLQKSLETQESAVHKTDQASGISTTVKTTLAETKTLAAATNVEASTQKETATTTAAKPGSEQTADPEQTEAEDVINPVKEVKNPEKVLKVKADLQHNILALASALEKVGNPKAQLALMKNIEKSFNHLDKKLSKIEIKEILGQTNESVTTKEEQPIASLAPTPVTTPVTNEPISDQEKQERLVVAKANQTKMGEDNQDMSKSDKAKEKKNNSQHSRGEKGNGSGHDKNKGSKQE, encoded by the coding sequence ATGATACTTAAGTTAACAAAAGAGCCCAAAAGGTACAACCTTCTCGCCAAGAGCGCCATGTTCAGCGTACTCGTTTTTAGCATGGGCACCGGTACTGTATTGGGTTCGGAGATTACAACAACACAGTCGTCTACTCCCACATCCGTGAGCGTCACCCAGAATACGACTACCTCCTCGCAAACAGGCACGACTTTGAACGAATCCGAAACGAAGACTCCAGATCTTTTACCAGGAGATTTCTTCTACTTTGTAAAAGAAATGTACGAAAATATTCGATTTGCCCTAACTGTCAATGACGTTAAGGAGGCAAGACTGCTTACCGCATTTGCACAAGAGCGACTGGAAGAAGCTAACGCCTTATTGGCTCAAGGAAAAACGAAAGAGGCTACTCTATCTCTTCAGAAGTCGTTGGAAACTCAGGAAAGTGCTGTTCATAAAACAGATCAGGCATCTGGTATTTCGACAACCGTAAAGACTACGTTAGCAGAGACTAAGACACTAGCGGCGGCTACTAATGTAGAGGCTTCAACACAAAAAGAAACTGCAACAACTACCGCAGCTAAGCCGGGCAGTGAGCAGACAGCAGATCCTGAGCAAACTGAAGCCGAAGATGTGATCAATCCTGTAAAGGAAGTGAAAAATCCGGAGAAGGTATTGAAGGTAAAGGCCGATTTGCAGCACAACATTCTTGCCTTGGCCTCGGCATTAGAAAAGGTGGGAAATCCGAAAGCCCAGCTAGCTTTAATGAAAAATATAGAAAAATCGTTTAATCATCTAGATAAAAAACTGTCCAAAATCGAAATTAAAGAGATACTGGGGCAGACGAATGAGAGCGTAACAACTAAGGAAGAGCAGCCCATTGCTTCCCTAGCTCCAACACCAGTTACAACACCAGTTACAAACGAGCCTATCTCGGATCAAGAGAAACAGGAACGCTTGGTAGTGGCAAAAGCAAATCAAACGAAGATGGGCGAAGACAACCAGGATATGAGTAAATCCGATAAAGCAAAAGAGAAAAAGAACAATAGCCAACACAGCAGAGGCGAAAAAGGGAACGGCTCCGGACACGATAAAAATAAAGGTAGCAAACAAGAATAA
- a CDS encoding PLP-dependent aminotransferase family protein has protein sequence MKNTHSLTNDTKLLFRQTYDYIITRIERGELKAHDKLPSIRMLAQELRVHRLTVFRAYQLLKQNDKVYVKEKSGYYVSPEFTEHIISEYTERSPIASSGHLKNSLSEIQQVPVIYQFSQSLIDPNLLPNLYLSEYVKKVFDIYPKLMGTYSSVQGDEELREFLCQYMKRQHSIQLTVSDLLITTGGQQAIDLISRVYIRPMDFILVERPTYSAALDIFRQQGARFIPVDIYPEGYDLEKVEMLMKQYRPRIFYMNPTFHNPTGYTIPPDQRKQLVELAERYRCLLIEDDAIHEMYFEQPPPQPIFSYDTDGWVVYLRSFSKFVAPGLRICAVIGRPSVIKPLITAKSLADNGTPLVNQKIFLHYFESERIRQHLEKLRIALQIRKEIVEEELSTTGWSWVSPKGGFNLWLKLPEALPVEELLKESVRQSVSFVPGIIFDPLREMRSWIRLSYSFVNEGQLRDGVRLLTDIARRF, from the coding sequence ATGAAGAATACACACTCATTGACGAATGATACCAAACTACTTTTTAGACAAACATATGATTATATCATCACCAGAATCGAGCGTGGAGAGTTGAAAGCACATGATAAGCTCCCTTCGATTAGGATGCTTGCCCAAGAGCTCCGGGTACACCGGCTAACGGTGTTTCGAGCGTATCAGTTGCTTAAACAAAATGATAAGGTCTATGTAAAAGAGAAATCAGGTTATTATGTAAGTCCTGAGTTCACGGAACATATTATTTCCGAGTATACGGAGAGAAGCCCCATCGCCTCTTCCGGCCACTTGAAAAACTCCTTATCTGAAATTCAACAGGTACCCGTTATTTATCAATTTTCCCAATCCTTGATCGATCCGAATTTACTGCCGAATCTTTACCTATCTGAATATGTAAAGAAAGTTTTCGACATCTATCCGAAATTAATGGGAACCTACTCCAGTGTTCAAGGGGATGAAGAACTGCGTGAATTCCTTTGCCAGTACATGAAGCGCCAGCACAGTATTCAACTGACAGTAAGCGATCTATTGATTACGACTGGGGGTCAGCAGGCGATTGACTTAATTTCTCGGGTATACATCAGACCGATGGATTTCATCTTGGTAGAAAGGCCGACATATAGTGCCGCGCTTGATATATTCCGCCAACAGGGGGCACGGTTTATTCCAGTCGACATTTACCCTGAAGGCTATGATTTGGAGAAGGTCGAGATGCTAATGAAACAGTACCGACCTCGAATTTTTTATATGAATCCTACCTTTCACAATCCGACAGGGTATACGATTCCCCCAGACCAACGCAAGCAGCTTGTTGAACTGGCTGAACGATATCGCTGTTTACTAATCGAAGATGATGCTATACATGAGATGTATTTTGAACAGCCGCCTCCTCAGCCCATTTTTTCTTACGATACAGATGGTTGGGTTGTATATCTCCGCAGCTTCAGTAAATTTGTGGCACCAGGACTGCGTATTTGCGCCGTCATCGGTCGGCCGTCCGTGATAAAACCACTCATTACCGCAAAATCATTGGCTGATAACGGAACTCCTCTGGTCAACCAGAAAATTTTTCTACACTACTTCGAGTCTGAGCGGATTAGGCAACACTTGGAGAAGCTGCGCATCGCCCTTCAAATAAGAAAAGAAATTGTGGAGGAAGAATTGTCCACTACCGGATGGAGTTGGGTCAGTCCAAAAGGAGGCTTCAATTTGTGGCTTAAGCTTCCCGAAGCACTTCCTGTAGAAGAGCTTTTGAAAGAAAGCGTCCGGCAATCGGTCTCTTTTGTTCCGGGTATCATCTTTGATCCGCTCAGAGAGATGCGGTCCTGGATTCGCTTAAGCTATTCATTCGTCAATGAAGGGCAATTGCGGGATGGAGTTAGGCTTCTCACAGATATCGCTCGACGATTTTGA
- a CDS encoding DMT family transporter — translation MIIINYLLVCLIFGTTFLAIKVGVDASTPPFFSAGIRFFIAGLILFLWMVWRKKANLALLIHKEMLLTGIGLTFGTFSTLYWAEQYVSSGFAAVLSATAPVMMLVLQTLVLRQKTTLRSVFGCIIGFVGIVLLLLPQLTITANIRWIIGCVAILVGQIFYSSGALYSKRVIQRFPQASPIALNAAQMIYGGLLLLILSLFTEHVDIKSMLTTKAIGSLLYLIVIGSMVGHSLFYWLVAKTNPVFPTTWLYVSPTIALTFGVLFYGETITWISAIGVITIIAGTVCANLDSLKQLIHKGRTDSIPVRQAKVLD, via the coding sequence ATGATTATTATCAATTATTTGCTCGTATGTCTCATTTTTGGCACAACTTTTTTAGCGATAAAGGTAGGTGTCGATGCTTCAACGCCGCCTTTCTTCTCCGCGGGAATTAGGTTCTTCATTGCAGGTCTGATATTGTTCTTGTGGATGGTATGGAGGAAAAAAGCCAACTTAGCGTTGTTAATTCACAAAGAAATGCTGCTAACGGGAATAGGTTTGACTTTCGGTACATTCTCTACGTTGTACTGGGCTGAGCAATATGTCTCCTCTGGTTTTGCTGCCGTTTTATCAGCTACGGCTCCAGTTATGATGCTTGTGCTGCAAACCCTTGTCCTGCGGCAGAAGACAACGTTACGATCTGTATTCGGCTGCATCATCGGATTCGTTGGAATCGTATTGTTATTGCTTCCACAGCTTACAATAACCGCTAATATAAGGTGGATAATTGGGTGCGTCGCTATTTTGGTCGGACAAATCTTTTATTCCTCAGGTGCCTTATATTCCAAGCGGGTCATTCAGCGATTCCCACAAGCATCGCCTATTGCGCTTAACGCGGCTCAGATGATTTATGGAGGTCTGCTGCTTCTTATTCTGTCTTTATTCACGGAACATGTGGATATCAAGAGCATGTTGACAACAAAGGCGATCGGGTCTCTTTTATACTTAATCGTTATCGGCTCGATGGTAGGACATAGTCTTTTCTATTGGCTCGTCGCCAAAACGAATCCCGTTTTTCCGACGACATGGCTCTATGTTTCTCCGACGATTGCCCTCACATTTGGAGTGCTATTTTATGGCGAAACGATCACTTGGATATCCGCGATAGGAGTGATTACAATTATTGCTGGAACTGTTTGTGCCAACCTGGACAGCTTGAAGCAATTGATCCATAAGGGGAGAACAGACTCAATTCCCGTTAGACAGGCTAAAGTATTAGACTGA
- a CDS encoding MFS transporter — MNKDQKLWNRDFVAVCVSSFFLFMTFYILAVTLPIFVTDTLHGGQQQIGLVMTVFIISTVILRPLTGKWMDEWNRKKIVLFSLALFMICTALYPLVHQYTFLLGLRFVHGIGFGMATTAAGAVAIELVPDHRKGEGIGYFSLFMSLAMVVGPFLGLTIMQAHNNSLLFGVCIVFALLAFLFGVTIQIPQAISRVAVKSESGWRKFIEPRALPISLAGSVLAFSYGAITTFLSVYAKTIGLDSYASYFFMVFALMIVISRPFTGKWFDRSGPHLLVYPGVILFTLGMITLSIASSPILFLVAGGMLGLGFGAMLPSFQTIAIQAAPTHRRGLATGTYFLLFDSGYGIGSYVLGAVASRSNYHTMYFIAGMVVACSAILYYGLYHRKIASSLKPSPNHN; from the coding sequence GTGAATAAGGATCAAAAATTGTGGAATCGTGATTTTGTTGCTGTCTGTGTCAGCAGCTTTTTTTTATTTATGACCTTTTATATCCTCGCCGTCACGCTGCCAATCTTCGTCACTGATACGCTGCACGGCGGACAACAGCAAATTGGTCTGGTCATGACCGTTTTTATTATTTCAACCGTCATTTTACGGCCTTTAACTGGTAAGTGGATGGATGAATGGAACCGGAAAAAGATCGTTCTTTTCTCGCTGGCGCTTTTTATGATTTGTACGGCGTTGTATCCACTCGTTCATCAATATACTTTTTTGTTAGGGTTAAGGTTTGTTCATGGCATAGGTTTCGGGATGGCAACAACGGCTGCAGGTGCAGTTGCCATCGAGCTTGTTCCTGATCACCGCAAAGGTGAAGGAATTGGGTATTTCAGCCTTTTCATGAGCTTGGCTATGGTTGTTGGTCCCTTTCTGGGGCTAACCATTATGCAGGCTCACAATAATAGTCTTTTATTTGGTGTGTGCATTGTGTTCGCGCTTCTCGCTTTCTTGTTTGGGGTGACCATTCAAATTCCTCAAGCTATTTCTAGAGTGGCGGTGAAATCAGAGTCTGGTTGGAGAAAGTTCATTGAGCCGCGGGCTTTGCCAATTTCTTTGGCCGGTAGTGTGTTGGCCTTTTCTTATGGAGCTATTACTACGTTTCTTTCCGTGTATGCCAAAACCATCGGGTTGGATTCGTATGCGAGTTACTTCTTCATGGTGTTCGCTTTAATGATTGTTATATCCAGACCCTTTACAGGCAAATGGTTTGATCGTTCAGGTCCTCATTTATTAGTATATCCTGGAGTCATCCTTTTCACATTAGGGATGATAACCCTAAGCATAGCATCTTCCCCTATCCTATTTTTAGTCGCTGGAGGTATGCTGGGCCTTGGATTCGGGGCAATGCTACCCAGCTTCCAGACGATCGCTATTCAAGCCGCGCCAACTCATCGCAGAGGGCTTGCGACAGGCACGTATTTCTTACTTTTTGACTCTGGATATGGGATTGGCTCCTATGTACTTGGTGCTGTCGCCTCGAGATCGAATTATCATACGATGTACTTCATAGCTGGTATGGTTGTCGCATGCTCTGCCATTCTGTATTACGGGCTTTATCATCGAAAAATAGCTTCTTCCCTCAAGCCAAGCCCCAACCACAATTAG
- a CDS encoding MarR family winged helix-turn-helix transcriptional regulator, with protein MGLDNSFGFILNHAGRRLTQLLNSHFQPYDMTTEQWVVLNRLADEDGITQKLLAVRAEKDQTNITRILDQLERKGFVERRANETDRRSFLTFITEQGKALNDILTPIEQKVIASVLSGFTEEQTSILRGMLIQLTNQANACIKELEESQ; from the coding sequence TTGGGATTAGATAACTCATTTGGATTTATTTTGAACCATGCCGGTAGACGTTTGACACAGTTATTGAACAGCCATTTTCAGCCCTATGATATGACAACAGAGCAATGGGTTGTACTCAATCGTTTAGCTGATGAAGATGGCATTACGCAGAAGTTGCTGGCGGTCCGAGCTGAAAAGGATCAGACGAATATCACGCGAATCCTCGATCAATTGGAGCGCAAAGGATTTGTGGAACGACGGGCCAATGAGACGGATCGAAGATCGTTTCTTACTTTTATCACAGAGCAAGGCAAAGCTTTGAATGATATCCTGACGCCAATTGAGCAGAAAGTAATCGCCTCGGTTCTTAGCGGTTTCACGGAGGAACAAACATCGATTTTGCGAGGAATGCTCATCCAATTGACCAACCAAGCCAATGCATGCATCAAGGAATTGGAGGAGTCACAGTGA
- a CDS encoding ornithine carbamoyltransferase: MNLLDVNQLSFSQITEIFNLTKRLKLKNEGLLLNGRVFILFFPETSLRTRITFEKGIKDLGGECILFPPETLDRREQLMDTIKYIENWADGIVVRHVDFSKVEEMAKNSVIPIINAMTSDNHPCEILADLYTISEMKANYQELGYTFVGPAGNVSRSWTNIAKVMNLDFNHVCLVGNELTEQSHNYKFHTQLEEILKKSDVILTDSLPIQFRTVDYISKYQITLERMKLTRENSILNPCPPFFRNEEVSEDVISSDYFVGHSFKKNLVYVQQAIILYCLCN; the protein is encoded by the coding sequence ATGAACCTATTAGACGTTAATCAATTATCATTTAGTCAAATCACTGAGATTTTCAATCTTACCAAAAGATTAAAACTAAAAAATGAAGGATTGTTATTAAATGGGAGGGTCTTTATTCTATTCTTCCCTGAGACCAGCCTAAGAACGAGAATTACTTTCGAAAAAGGAATAAAAGATTTAGGCGGGGAATGTATATTATTTCCTCCAGAAACGCTGGATCGAAGAGAGCAACTAATGGATACAATCAAATACATCGAGAATTGGGCTGATGGTATAGTTGTTAGACATGTAGATTTTTCGAAAGTTGAGGAAATGGCAAAGAATTCTGTTATCCCCATTATCAATGCCATGACTTCCGATAATCATCCGTGTGAGATATTAGCAGATTTATACACAATTAGTGAGATGAAAGCAAATTACCAGGAACTTGGATATACATTTGTTGGTCCTGCAGGAAATGTTTCTAGATCATGGACAAACATTGCGAAAGTCATGAATCTAGATTTTAACCACGTCTGTTTAGTTGGTAATGAACTTACTGAGCAGTCACATAACTATAAGTTCCATACACAACTTGAAGAAATACTAAAAAAAAGTGATGTGATTTTGACAGATTCTTTACCGATTCAATTTCGAACAGTTGACTATATTAGTAAGTATCAAATAACTTTAGAAAGAATGAAGTTAACAAGGGAAAACTCAATATTGAATCCCTGTCCTCCTTTTTTTCGAAATGAAGAAGTAAGCGAAGATGTTATATCTTCGGATTATTTCGTTGGTCATTCATTCAAAAAGAATTTAGTATATGTACAACAAGCTATCATCCTATATTGTCTCTGCAACTAA
- a CDS encoding nucleoside-triphosphatase: MDTCFLLTGKPRVGKSTAIKRIIHRIGPEYFGGFYTEEVRNSMDRIGFNCVTLTGDSGPIASVDSKSSVRVGRYGVEIDTFEDIALKAVRQSLDTKRITVIDEIGFMQMLSVPFREMIHEIVSSSQHIILGTICVDRHPEIDKIKELTGIKLYPMNEENRDMTTEVLVNDILKLC; encoded by the coding sequence ATGGATACATGTTTTTTGTTAACTGGGAAACCTCGCGTGGGGAAATCTACAGCAATAAAACGAATTATTCACCGAATTGGTCCTGAATATTTTGGTGGTTTTTACACAGAAGAAGTACGTAACTCAATGGATCGTATTGGATTTAATTGTGTAACACTTACTGGTGATAGTGGACCAATTGCAAGTGTTGATAGTAAAAGCTCGGTAAGAGTAGGGAGATATGGGGTTGAAATAGATACATTTGAGGATATCGCTTTAAAGGCAGTGAGGCAATCATTAGATACAAAGAGAATTACAGTTATTGATGAAATTGGTTTCATGCAAATGTTATCCGTTCCCTTTAGAGAAATGATCCATGAAATTGTTTCGAGTTCTCAACATATCATTCTGGGTACAATTTGCGTAGATAGACATCCTGAGATTGACAAGATAAAAGAATTAACTGGGATCAAACTTTATCCCATGAATGAAGAAAACCGTGACATGACAACAGAAGTACTAGTAAATGATATTCTAAAGTTATGTTAA